One window of the Streptomyces sp. TS71-3 genome contains the following:
- the fabD gene encoding ACP S-malonyltransferase, with protein MRAYVFPGQGSQKRGMGKGLFEEFPDLCREADDVLGYAVTTLCLENPERLLNRTEYAQPAIYVVNALHYLTARRQGLPPADYLAGHSLGEYSALLTAGAFDFATGLAVVKRRAELMGKADGGGMAAVVGLSETAIEEALRAHGATGVVIANHNAPRQFVLSGGKDELERIRPVFERMEGVRGFVPLRVSGAFHSPRMESAADEFRGFLDSVDFGELGTPVVSNVTGRPFGSGAGAVREALADQITRPVRWAACVRYMREAGVSDFVEIGSGRVLTSLIEKITAEEQHAGDEQEARGEAPATTVNVARGAGADELDAGDAARRELIARIKREILHPEIGDAALGFADDESFRRLGLDSIVYVRLARKVQEVFGIPFKPDRIYAHRTCSALADYLLAERGGAGTEADAAAPREIRPTETARQGTERKGAEPPRTGPRETEPEHTEPEHTEPREREQEHTERKPTEPDEAPPWREYRDERVLAVLRDCANGTLSVERAIATIRAGGAARR; from the coding sequence ATGCGCGCCTACGTCTTTCCCGGCCAGGGGTCGCAGAAGAGGGGCATGGGCAAGGGCCTGTTCGAGGAGTTCCCGGATTTGTGCCGCGAGGCCGACGACGTGCTCGGGTACGCGGTCACGACCCTGTGCCTGGAGAACCCCGAGCGGCTGCTGAACCGGACCGAGTACGCCCAGCCCGCGATATACGTCGTCAACGCCCTCCACTACCTGACCGCACGCCGTCAGGGCCTGCCGCCCGCGGACTACCTGGCCGGTCACAGCCTCGGCGAGTACAGCGCCCTCCTCACCGCGGGCGCCTTCGACTTCGCGACCGGCCTCGCGGTGGTGAAGCGCCGTGCGGAGCTGATGGGGAAGGCGGACGGCGGCGGCATGGCCGCGGTGGTCGGCCTGTCCGAGACCGCCATCGAGGAGGCCCTGCGCGCGCACGGCGCCACCGGGGTCGTCATCGCCAACCACAACGCGCCCCGGCAGTTCGTGCTGTCCGGCGGCAAGGACGAACTGGAGCGGATCAGACCCGTCTTCGAGCGCATGGAGGGAGTACGGGGGTTCGTCCCGCTCCGGGTCAGCGGGGCCTTCCACTCGCCGCGCATGGAGAGCGCCGCCGATGAGTTCCGCGGGTTCCTGGACTCGGTCGACTTCGGCGAACTCGGCACGCCCGTCGTCTCCAACGTGACGGGCAGGCCCTTCGGGTCAGGCGCGGGGGCCGTCCGGGAAGCGCTCGCCGACCAGATCACACGGCCCGTCCGATGGGCGGCTTGTGTGCGGTACATGCGGGAGGCCGGCGTCTCGGATTTCGTGGAGATCGGCTCGGGCAGGGTCCTGACCTCCCTCATCGAGAAGATCACGGCGGAGGAGCAGCACGCCGGCGACGAACAGGAGGCACGGGGCGAGGCTCCGGCCACGACGGTGAACGTCGCGCGGGGCGCGGGGGCCGACGAGCTGGACGCCGGGGACGCAGCACGCCGGGAACTGATCGCCCGCATCAAGCGCGAGATCCTCCACCCCGAGATCGGCGACGCGGCACTCGGCTTCGCCGACGACGAGTCGTTCCGGCGGCTCGGCCTGGACTCCATCGTGTACGTGCGGCTGGCCCGCAAGGTCCAGGAGGTGTTCGGCATCCCCTTCAAGCCGGACAGGATCTACGCGCACCGGACGTGCTCCGCCCTCGCCGACTACTTGCTGGCCGAGCGGGGCGGGGCGGGGACCGAGGCCGATGCGGCGGCGCCGAGGGAGATCCGGCCGACGGAGACCGCGCGGCAGGGGACCGAGCGGAAGGGCGCCGAGCCGCCGCGAACCGGGCCGCGGGAAACCGAACCGGAGCACACCGAACCGGAGCACACCGAGCCGCGGGAACGGGAACAGGAGCACACCGAGCGGAAGCCCACCGAACCGGACGAGGCCCCGCCGTGGCGCGAGTACCGTGATGAGCGCGTGCTGGCCGTCCTGCGCGACTGCGCGAACGGCACGCTCAGCGTCGAGAGGGCCATCGCGACCATCCGCGCCGGGGGAGCCGCCCGCCGGTGA
- a CDS encoding type A2 lantipeptide, which yields MASNIATQQISDADLDSVSGGLGDSLTNVAADVTGLASLNGPVAKVVNNVAPSIDVNASGVSGLIGNA from the coding sequence ATGGCCTCCAACATCGCCACCCAGCAGATCTCCGACGCCGACCTGGACTCCGTCTCCGGCGGTCTCGGCGACAGCCTGACCAACGTGGCCGCCGACGTGACCGGCCTCGCCTCCCTCAACGGCCCGGTCGCGAAGGTCGTGAACAACGTGGCCCCGAGCATCGACGTCAACGCCTCCGGTGTCTCCGGCCTCATCGGCAACGCCTGA
- a CDS encoding aspartate/glutamate racemase family protein — MDITFLGGPAPQRGVGVIAPFDFALDRELWRWVPDDVSLHVARTPYVPVEVSPGMARLVSEHETLRNATLALSAVGPEALTYACTSGSFIDGIAGERAMCQAMREVVPVPATTTSGALLEALAEFDIRRVAVITPYTKSLTDALELYLAEGGVTVTGREYLGLTGEIWRVRYQEVLDMARGGVADGADALFISCTNLPTYDVIPQLEAELRMPVLSANQVTVWAALRSIGAPAVGPYQALLDPAARSTLGVHPAAPSAQQPATFANAAEEVFREGEGSDTPIV, encoded by the coding sequence TTGGACATCACCTTTCTCGGCGGTCCCGCTCCGCAGCGCGGCGTGGGGGTCATCGCGCCGTTCGACTTCGCGCTGGACCGTGAGCTGTGGCGCTGGGTGCCGGACGACGTCTCGCTGCACGTGGCGCGCACGCCGTACGTGCCCGTCGAGGTCTCGCCCGGCATGGCCAGGCTCGTCAGCGAGCACGAGACCCTGCGCAACGCGACGCTCGCGCTGAGCGCGGTGGGACCCGAGGCGCTCACCTACGCGTGCACCTCAGGGAGCTTCATCGACGGCATCGCCGGCGAGCGGGCCATGTGCCAGGCGATGCGGGAGGTCGTACCGGTTCCCGCGACCACCACCTCGGGCGCGCTGCTCGAAGCGCTGGCGGAGTTCGACATCCGCAGGGTCGCGGTCATCACGCCCTACACGAAGTCGCTGACGGACGCGTTGGAGCTGTACCTGGCCGAGGGCGGCGTCACGGTGACCGGGCGCGAGTACCTGGGCCTGACCGGGGAGATCTGGCGCGTGCGGTACCAGGAGGTGCTGGACATGGCGCGCGGCGGCGTCGCCGACGGGGCGGACGCGCTCTTCATCAGCTGCACCAACCTGCCCACGTACGACGTGATCCCGCAGCTGGAGGCGGAGTTGCGGATGCCGGTGCTCTCCGCGAACCAGGTGACGGTGTGGGCAGCGCTGCGCAGCATCGGCGCCCCCGCCGTCGGCCCGTACCAGGCCCTGCTCGACCCGGCGGCCCGCTCGACGCTGGGCGTCCACCCCGCCGCACCGTCCGCCCAGCAGCCGGCGACCTTCGCAAACGCGGCGGAAGAGGTCTTCCGCGAGGGCGAGGGATCCGACACCCCCATCGTGTGA
- a CDS encoding LysR family transcriptional regulator: MFEVRRLRLLRELAAHGTVAAAAQACALTPSAVSQQLALLEREARTPLFIRDGRRLLLTDAAQVLVTHAEIILTQLERARAEVSALAHKVQGTLRLAAFPSAASALAAPAIAACQAYHPDLNVVLSEQEPGPSLVDLRMRRLDIALVYEYNLLPRLPHSGVELEPMLQEPVMLALPRTHPRAGAEGPYSLEALRDERWIAPRRDDSLRTVLERACESAGFRPRLDYISDDYSVVLALVQSGLGVSLVPRLVVEQLAADVTLRPVENLSLTRTVSIATRAGGGADPVVNALVLALRRAARQG, encoded by the coding sequence ATGTTTGAAGTACGACGGCTCAGGCTCCTCAGAGAGCTTGCCGCGCACGGCACCGTCGCCGCCGCCGCGCAGGCCTGCGCACTCACTCCGTCGGCGGTCTCGCAGCAACTGGCGCTGCTCGAACGGGAGGCCCGCACCCCCCTGTTCATCCGCGACGGACGCCGGCTGCTGCTGACGGACGCGGCGCAGGTGCTGGTGACCCACGCCGAGATCATCCTGACCCAGCTGGAGCGGGCCCGCGCGGAGGTCTCCGCGCTCGCCCACAAGGTGCAGGGCACGCTGCGGCTCGCCGCGTTCCCCAGTGCCGCGAGCGCGTTGGCGGCGCCGGCCATCGCCGCCTGCCAGGCCTACCATCCCGACCTCAACGTGGTACTCAGCGAGCAGGAGCCGGGCCCGAGCCTGGTGGACCTGCGGATGCGCCGCCTCGACATCGCCCTGGTGTACGAGTACAACCTGCTGCCCCGGCTGCCGCACTCCGGCGTCGAACTGGAGCCCATGCTCCAGGAGCCCGTCATGCTCGCCCTGCCGCGCACCCATCCGCGGGCCGGGGCCGAAGGGCCGTACAGCCTGGAGGCGTTGCGCGACGAGCGCTGGATCGCCCCGCGCCGCGACGACTCGCTGCGCACGGTGCTGGAACGGGCCTGCGAGAGCGCGGGATTCCGGCCGCGGCTCGACTACATCAGCGACGACTACTCGGTGGTGCTCGCGCTCGTGCAGTCGGGGCTCGGCGTCTCGCTCGTGCCGCGGCTCGTCGTGGAGCAACTGGCCGCGGACGTGACGCTGCGTCCGGTGGAGAACCTGAGCCTGACCCGCACGGTCTCCATAGCCACGCGGGCGGGTGGCGGGGCGGACCCGGTCGTCAACGCGCTCGTCCTGGCGCTGCGGAGGGCGGCGCGTCAGGGGTAG
- a CDS encoding aspartate aminotransferase family protein has protein sequence MSQLSPALKQATPVLAARAEGVYVYDEDGRTHLDFTAGIGVTSTGHCHPRVVEAAQRQVATLVHGQYTTVMHRPLLTLTERLGDVLPEGLDSLFYVNSGSEAVEAAMRLAKQATARPNIVVFQGSFHGRTIGAASLTTSATKFRSGYGPLMPGVAIAPFPNAFHYGWDEATATEFALRELDQLLATVTAPADTAAFIVEPVLGEGGYVPANTAFLRGLRERADRHGILLIIDEVQTGFGRTGRFWGHDHFDGRPDIVVTAKGLASGFPLSAIAAPTHLMEKAWPGSQGGTYGGNAVACAAAIATLDVIQDEKLVENSAERGTELFAGLREVASRYAPDGAKGIGDVRGLGLMAGTEFVTADGRPDGETAAQVQAAAGRRGLLLLTCGAQGQVVRMIPPLVVTADQVRGGLGIWTEAVADVLG, from the coding sequence ATGAGCCAGCTCTCCCCCGCCCTCAAGCAGGCCACCCCCGTGCTCGCCGCCCGGGCCGAGGGCGTCTACGTGTACGACGAGGACGGCCGCACCCACCTGGACTTCACCGCCGGCATCGGCGTCACCAGCACGGGCCACTGCCACCCCCGGGTGGTGGAGGCCGCCCAGCGCCAGGTGGCGACGCTGGTGCACGGCCAGTACACGACCGTCATGCACCGCCCGCTGCTCACGCTCACCGAGCGGCTCGGCGACGTGCTGCCCGAGGGCCTGGACTCGCTGTTCTACGTGAACTCCGGCAGCGAGGCCGTGGAGGCCGCCATGCGCCTGGCCAAGCAGGCCACCGCCCGGCCGAACATCGTCGTCTTCCAGGGCTCGTTCCACGGTCGCACCATCGGCGCGGCGTCGCTGACCACCTCGGCGACGAAGTTCCGCTCGGGGTACGGCCCGCTGATGCCCGGGGTCGCCATCGCGCCGTTCCCCAACGCCTTCCACTACGGCTGGGACGAGGCGACGGCCACCGAGTTCGCGCTCCGCGAGCTGGACCAGCTCCTGGCCACCGTCACCGCCCCGGCCGACACCGCCGCGTTCATCGTCGAGCCGGTGCTCGGCGAGGGCGGCTACGTGCCCGCCAACACGGCGTTCCTGCGCGGCCTGCGGGAGCGCGCGGACCGGCACGGCATCCTGCTGATCATCGACGAGGTGCAGACCGGCTTCGGCCGCACCGGCCGGTTCTGGGGCCACGACCACTTCGACGGCCGCCCCGACATCGTGGTGACCGCGAAGGGCCTGGCCAGCGGCTTCCCGCTGTCCGCCATCGCCGCGCCCACCCACCTCATGGAGAAGGCGTGGCCGGGCTCGCAGGGCGGCACGTACGGCGGCAACGCGGTCGCGTGCGCGGCGGCGATCGCCACCCTCGACGTGATCCAGGACGAGAAGCTGGTGGAGAACTCCGCCGAGCGGGGCACCGAGCTCTTCGCCGGGCTGCGCGAGGTCGCGTCCCGGTACGCGCCGGACGGCGCCAAGGGCATCGGCGACGTGCGCGGCCTCGGGCTGATGGCGGGCACCGAGTTCGTGACGGCGGACGGCCGTCCGGACGGCGAGACCGCCGCCCAGGTCCAGGCGGCCGCGGGCCGGCGCGGCCTGCTGCTGCTCACCTGCGGCGCCCAGGGCCAGGTCGTCCGCATGATCCCGCCGCTGGTGGTCACCGCGGACCAGGTCCGCGGGGGCCTCGGGATCTGGACCGAGGCGGTGGCCGACGTCCTCGGCTGA
- a CDS encoding NAD-dependent succinate-semialdehyde dehydrogenase has protein sequence MTTQAEHERAVVDAVPTGLFIAGGWRPAASGAVFEVEDPSVAKPLRTVADAGAEDALDALAAAHAAQESWAAHPPRERGEILRRAYELIHERLDDLALLMTLEMGKPLAEARGEVAYAAEFFRWFAEEAVRIDGGYAVSPDGKDRLLVMRRPVGPALLITPWNFPLAMGTRKIGPAVAAGCTMIVKPAEQTPLSMLALAGIMAEAGLPDGVLNVITSSRPGDVVEPLMRDGRVRKVSFTGSTAVGRLLIAQSAQEVLRVSMELGGNAPFIVCEDADLDAAVEGAMQAKMRNIGEACTAANRLYVHESVSGEFARRLAQRMGGLTVGRGTEPGVDVGPLIDEDGRGKVRQLVGQALDGGAKALTGAEPGAGDGYFYAPTVLVDVPTGADLLHEEIFGPVAPVIPFSDENEVIAAANATPYGLVSYLFTENLRRAFRIAEALDTGMIGLNKGVVSNPAAPFGGVKQSGLGREGGRAGIEEFLETRYLAMPFS, from the coding sequence GTGACCACACAGGCCGAACACGAGCGGGCGGTGGTGGACGCCGTCCCCACCGGTCTCTTCATCGCGGGCGGCTGGCGCCCCGCGGCGTCCGGAGCCGTCTTCGAGGTCGAGGACCCCTCCGTCGCCAAGCCGCTGCGCACGGTGGCCGACGCCGGGGCCGAGGACGCCCTCGACGCGCTGGCCGCCGCCCACGCCGCCCAGGAGTCCTGGGCCGCCCACCCGCCGCGGGAGCGCGGCGAGATCCTGCGCCGGGCGTACGAGCTGATCCACGAGCGGCTCGACGACCTCGCCCTGCTGATGACCCTGGAGATGGGCAAGCCGCTGGCGGAGGCGCGCGGCGAGGTGGCGTACGCCGCCGAGTTCTTCCGCTGGTTCGCGGAGGAGGCCGTGCGCATCGACGGCGGCTACGCGGTCTCCCCGGACGGCAAGGACCGGCTGCTGGTCATGCGCCGTCCGGTCGGCCCCGCCCTGCTGATCACGCCGTGGAACTTCCCGCTCGCCATGGGCACCCGGAAGATCGGCCCCGCGGTCGCCGCCGGATGCACCATGATCGTCAAGCCGGCCGAGCAGACGCCGCTGTCGATGCTGGCGCTCGCGGGGATCATGGCCGAGGCCGGCCTGCCCGACGGCGTGCTCAACGTCATCACGAGCAGCCGCCCCGGCGACGTGGTCGAGCCGCTGATGCGGGACGGCCGGGTGCGCAAGGTCTCCTTCACCGGCTCCACGGCGGTCGGCCGGCTGCTGATCGCCCAGAGCGCGCAGGAAGTGCTGCGGGTGTCGATGGAGCTCGGCGGCAACGCCCCGTTCATCGTCTGCGAGGACGCCGACCTCGACGCCGCCGTCGAGGGCGCCATGCAGGCCAAGATGCGCAACATCGGCGAGGCCTGCACCGCCGCCAACCGCCTCTACGTGCACGAGAGCGTGTCCGGCGAGTTCGCCAGGCGGCTCGCGCAGCGCATGGGCGGCCTGACCGTCGGCCGCGGCACCGAGCCGGGCGTCGACGTCGGCCCGCTGATCGACGAGGACGGCCGCGGCAAGGTGCGCCAGCTCGTCGGCCAGGCACTGGACGGCGGCGCCAAGGCGCTGACCGGCGCGGAGCCCGGCGCGGGCGACGGCTACTTCTACGCCCCCACCGTGCTCGTCGACGTCCCCACCGGCGCCGACCTGCTGCACGAGGAGATCTTCGGGCCCGTGGCGCCCGTCATCCCCTTCAGCGACGAGAACGAGGTCATCGCGGCCGCCAACGCCACGCCGTACGGGCTGGTGTCGTACCTCTTCACGGAGAACCTGAGGCGGGCCTTCAGGATCGCCGAGGCGCTGGACACCGGCATGATCGGCCTCAACAAGGGCGTCGTCTCCAACCCGGCGGCCCCGTTCGGCGGCGTCAAGCAGTCGGGGCTCGGCCGCGAGGGCGGCCGTGCGGGCATCGAGGAGTTCCTCGAGACCCGGTACCTGGCGATGCCGTTCTCCTGA
- a CDS encoding amidase, translating into MTAPTDQAAGARRTEGTGAQDDLCARTATELLAGYRDGSLSPVDAVDAVLARIDRLDPLLNSYCLVDPEAARREAAASAERWRRGEPCGLLDGVPVSIKDLLLTKGWPTLRGSLSTDPDAASDQDAPAVARLREHGAVLVGKTTTPEFGWKGVTDGPRTGITRNPWDVTRTSGGSSGGSAAAVAAGLAPLSVGTDGGGSVRIPAAFCGIFGLKPTYGRIPLYPASPFGTLAHAGPMTRTVEDAALMMDVLCGADDRDWSALAPYAGGFRAALEGGNGDAAGVRGLRVAYSPALTNDPAVPVDPAVAARVRHAADVLADLGAEVEEADPGFADPVGAYHTLWFSGAAKVVEHLTPEQFGRLDPGLQEVCRLGGSMSALDYLGAVDERMALGVLMGRFHRRYDLLLTPALPGTAFEAGHEVPPGSGLARWTGWTPFSYPFNLTQQPAASVPCGTAADGLPVGAQLVAARHRDDLVLRASHALLTALAAEGTVSLAPVTPRPLA; encoded by the coding sequence ATGACCGCACCCACCGACCAGGCCGCCGGCGCACGCCGGACGGAGGGGACCGGCGCGCAGGACGACCTGTGCGCGCGTACGGCAACGGAACTCCTCGCGGGCTACCGGGACGGAAGCCTCTCGCCCGTGGACGCCGTCGACGCCGTGCTCGCCCGCATCGACCGGCTCGACCCGCTGCTGAACTCCTACTGCCTCGTCGACCCCGAGGCGGCCCGCCGCGAGGCCGCCGCCTCCGCGGAGCGCTGGCGCCGGGGCGAGCCGTGCGGGCTGCTCGACGGGGTGCCGGTGTCCATCAAGGACCTGCTGCTGACGAAGGGGTGGCCCACGCTCCGCGGCTCCCTGAGCACGGACCCGGACGCGGCCTCCGATCAGGACGCGCCGGCGGTGGCGCGGCTGCGCGAGCACGGGGCGGTGCTCGTCGGGAAGACGACGACTCCGGAGTTCGGCTGGAAGGGCGTCACCGACGGGCCCCGGACCGGCATCACGCGCAACCCGTGGGACGTCACGCGGACGTCCGGCGGGTCGAGCGGCGGCAGCGCGGCCGCGGTCGCGGCCGGTCTCGCGCCGCTCTCCGTCGGCACCGACGGCGGCGGCTCGGTCCGCATTCCGGCCGCCTTCTGCGGGATCTTCGGTCTCAAACCCACGTACGGGCGCATCCCGCTCTACCCGGCGAGCCCCTTCGGCACGCTGGCGCACGCCGGGCCCATGACCCGTACGGTCGAGGACGCGGCGCTCATGATGGACGTGCTGTGCGGGGCCGACGACCGCGACTGGTCGGCGCTGGCGCCGTACGCGGGCGGCTTCCGCGCGGCCCTGGAGGGCGGGAACGGGGACGCGGCGGGCGTGCGCGGGCTGCGCGTCGCGTACAGCCCGGCGCTCACGAACGACCCCGCCGTGCCCGTCGACCCCGCTGTCGCCGCGCGCGTGCGGCACGCGGCCGACGTCCTGGCGGACCTCGGGGCCGAGGTCGAGGAGGCGGACCCCGGTTTCGCCGACCCGGTCGGGGCGTACCACACGCTGTGGTTCTCGGGCGCCGCCAAGGTCGTGGAGCACCTGACGCCGGAGCAGTTCGGGCGCCTCGACCCGGGGCTCCAGGAGGTGTGCCGGCTGGGCGGGTCGATGAGCGCGCTGGACTACCTGGGCGCCGTCGACGAGCGGATGGCGCTGGGCGTGCTGATGGGGCGCTTCCACCGGAGGTACGACCTGCTCCTCACGCCGGCGCTGCCCGGCACCGCGTTCGAGGCGGGCCACGAGGTCCCGCCCGGCAGCGGCCTGGCCAGGTGGACCGGCTGGACGCCCTTCAGCTACCCGTTCAACCTGACCCAGCAGCCGGCGGCCAGCGTGCCGTGCGGGACGGCCGCGGACGGGCTGCCGGTGGGCGCCCAGCTGGTCGCTGCCAGGCACCGGGACGACCTGGTGCTGCGCGCCTCGCACGCGCTGCTGACGGCGCTGGCGGCCGAGGGCACCGTCTCTCTCGCCCCGGTGACCCCTCGCCCACTGGCGTAA
- a CDS encoding D-2-hydroxyacid dehydrogenase gives MTTTELPLVVVLGEEEPPLLGRIEDRARLRRVGEADLAGALREADALLVWDFLTGALPAAWPASGGPRWVHTASAGVDRLLFPALLHSGAVITNSRGVFEEPIAEYVAGLVLAMAKDLPGTLDRQRARVWQHRETERVAGTRAVVVGGGPIGRAVARVLRALGLRVALVSRSAREGDAEFGRVHGFGELAGLLPEADWVVSAAPLTAGTADMFDAAAFARMKRGARFVNVGRGPLVVEDDLVAALRSGRLGGAALDVFRQEPLPGDSPLWTVPGLLVSPHMSADTHGWLEDLAELFLANFARWAAGRPLHNVVDNTLGYVPVGGAPDDTPHTEEVSP, from the coding sequence ATGACAACGACCGAACTCCCCCTCGTCGTCGTACTCGGCGAGGAGGAGCCGCCGCTCCTCGGCCGCATCGAGGACCGTGCACGGCTGCGGCGGGTGGGCGAGGCGGACCTCGCCGGCGCGCTGCGCGAGGCCGACGCCCTGCTCGTGTGGGACTTCCTCACGGGTGCCCTGCCGGCCGCCTGGCCCGCGAGCGGGGGCCCGCGCTGGGTGCACACCGCGAGCGCCGGCGTGGACAGGCTGCTCTTCCCGGCGCTGCTGCACTCCGGCGCCGTGATCACCAACTCGCGCGGCGTCTTCGAGGAGCCGATCGCCGAGTACGTGGCGGGTCTCGTCCTCGCCATGGCCAAGGACCTGCCCGGCACCCTCGACCGCCAGCGCGCCCGCGTCTGGCAGCACCGGGAGACCGAGCGCGTGGCGGGCACCCGCGCGGTCGTGGTCGGCGGAGGGCCGATCGGCCGGGCCGTCGCCCGGGTGCTGCGGGCCCTCGGCCTGCGGGTCGCGCTGGTCTCCCGTTCCGCGCGCGAGGGTGACGCGGAGTTCGGCCGCGTGCACGGCTTCGGCGAGCTGGCCGGGCTGCTGCCGGAGGCGGACTGGGTGGTGAGCGCCGCGCCGTTGACGGCCGGGACCGCGGACATGTTCGACGCGGCGGCGTTCGCGCGGATGAAGCGCGGCGCCCGGTTCGTCAACGTCGGCCGCGGCCCGCTGGTCGTGGAGGACGACCTGGTGGCGGCCCTGCGGAGCGGCCGGCTCGGCGGCGCCGCGCTCGACGTCTTCCGCCAGGAGCCGCTGCCCGGGGACAGCCCCCTGTGGACCGTGCCGGGGCTGCTCGTCTCCCCGCACATGTCGGCCGACACGCACGGCTGGCTGGAGGACCTGGCGGAGCTCTTCCTCGCCAACTTCGCGCGCTGGGCCGCCGGCCGGCCGCTGCACAACGTCGTCGACAACACCTTGGGGTACGTGCCCGTGGGCGGCGCGCCGGACGACACCCCGCACACCGAGGAGGTCTCGCCATGA
- a CDS encoding aspartate/glutamate racemase family protein: MTTVGFLYPGYSAEDDYPLLESLIGAGVRLPLVHTDMGEDAHRVDALLEMGAIHRLTQGLEELKRYDVDAVVWACTSASFIYGRRGASQQAEELAQAAGVPASSTSFAFAHALEALGVRSVSIGATYPEDVAGYFVRFLEDSGVRVAQVSGRGIITAAEVGTLSREQVLHLAKANDHEDAEAVLLPDTALHTAGWLDELEEAVGKPVLTANQVTVWEGLRLAGDTAPREGLGRLFRQATLLSPER, translated from the coding sequence ATGACGACGGTGGGTTTCCTCTATCCCGGCTACTCCGCCGAGGACGACTACCCGCTGCTGGAGAGTCTGATCGGCGCAGGGGTGCGACTCCCCCTGGTGCACACGGACATGGGCGAGGACGCGCACCGCGTGGACGCCCTCCTGGAGATGGGCGCCATCCACCGCCTGACCCAGGGCCTGGAAGAGCTCAAGCGGTACGACGTCGACGCCGTGGTGTGGGCCTGCACCAGTGCCAGCTTCATCTACGGACGGCGGGGCGCGAGCCAGCAGGCCGAGGAGCTCGCCCAGGCCGCCGGAGTCCCGGCGTCCAGCACGTCCTTCGCCTTCGCGCACGCGCTCGAAGCGCTGGGCGTGCGCAGCGTCTCCATCGGCGCCACCTACCCGGAGGACGTCGCCGGATACTTCGTGCGCTTCCTGGAGGACTCCGGGGTGCGGGTGGCGCAGGTCTCGGGGCGAGGCATCATCACGGCGGCTGAAGTCGGTACGCTCTCCCGCGAGCAGGTGCTCCACCTGGCGAAGGCCAACGACCACGAGGACGCCGAAGCCGTCCTGCTCCCGGACACCGCCCTGCACACGGCCGGCTGGCTGGATGAGCTGGAAGAGGCCGTGGGCAAGCCCGTGCTGACGGCCAACCAGGTCACCGTCTGGGAAGGGCTGCGGCTCGCGGGGGACACCGCACCGCGCGAGGGTCTCGGGCGGCTGTTCCGCCAGGCCACGCTCCTTTCACCGGAGCGGTGA
- a CDS encoding GntR family transcriptional regulator, giving the protein MPGARRLQPVRREPAAISIAQQLTEAIMDGTLAPGSQLGEAELAAELGVSRGPLREAMQRLVQQGIAYSEPHRGVFVTTLTVDDVRDIYVARTSVESAACRLILRRDPQGTAERLSVVHKAMADAAKRGDHAALSAADTELHQMLVNESGSPRLTRMAQTLFVETRMCISALQDKYQAPDVMVDEHAEIIRAMRDGHEERLLRLMDEHMQDAVQRLTEEPGTAPEDGAGAAVATGA; this is encoded by the coding sequence ATGCCGGGAGCCAGACGGTTGCAGCCTGTCAGGCGTGAGCCTGCCGCCATCTCGATCGCCCAGCAGCTCACCGAGGCGATCATGGACGGCACGCTGGCGCCCGGCTCCCAGCTGGGAGAGGCGGAGCTGGCCGCGGAGCTGGGGGTCAGCCGGGGCCCGCTGCGCGAGGCCATGCAGCGCCTCGTGCAGCAGGGCATCGCCTACAGCGAGCCGCACCGCGGCGTCTTCGTGACCACCCTCACGGTGGACGACGTACGGGACATCTACGTCGCGAGGACGTCCGTCGAGTCCGCCGCCTGCCGGCTCATCCTCCGCCGTGACCCCCAGGGCACGGCGGAGCGGCTCTCGGTCGTGCACAAGGCCATGGCGGACGCCGCGAAGCGCGGTGACCACGCCGCCCTCAGCGCCGCGGACACCGAGCTGCACCAGATGCTCGTCAACGAGTCCGGCAGTCCCCGCCTGACGCGCATGGCGCAGACGCTCTTCGTGGAGACGCGCATGTGCATCTCGGCGCTGCAGGACAAGTACCAGGCGCCCGACGTCATGGTCGACGAGCACGCGGAGATCATCCGCGCCATGCGCGACGGCCACGAGGAGCGGCTGCTGCGGCTGATGGACGAGCACATGCAGGACGCCGTCCAGAGGCTGACCGAGGAGCCGGGGACGGCACCGGAGGACGGCGCCGGCGCCGCGGTGGCCACCGGGGCGTGA